The genomic stretch GTGGTTCTGGAAGTGGAAGTGGTTCTGGAAGTGGAAGTGCTCAGGGAAGTGGTTCTGGAAGTGGAAGTAGTTCTGGAAGTGGAAGTGCTCAGGGAAGTGGTTCTGGAAGTGGAAGTGCTCAGGGAAGTAGTTCTGGAAGTGGATCAgatcagggaagcggtcaggctCAGGGAAGTAGCTCTGCAAGTAGTTCTGGAAGTGGATCAGATCAGGGAAGTAGCTCTGCAAGTAGTTCTGGAAGTGGATCAGATCAGGGAAGTAGCTCTGCAAGTAGTTCTGGAAGTGGTCAGGCTCAGGGAAGTAGCTCTGCAAGTAGTTCTGGAAGTGGTCAGGCTCAGGGAAGTAGCTCTGGAAGTGGATCAGATCAGGGAAGTAGCTCTGCAAGTAGTTCTGGAAGCGGTCAGGCTCAGGGAAGTAGCTCTGCAAGTAGTTCTGGAAGTGGATCAGATCAGGGAAGTAGCTCTGCAAGTAGTTCTGGAAGTGGATCAGATCAGGGAAGTAGCTCTGCAAGTAGTTCTGGAAGTGGTCAGGCTCAGGGAAGTAGCTCTGCAAGTAGTTCTGGAAGTGGTCAGGCTCAGGGAAGTAGCTCTGGAAGTGGATCAGATCAGGGAAGTAGCTCTGCAAGTAGTTCTGGAAGTGGATCAGATCAGGGAAGTAGCTCTGCAAGTAGTTCTGGAAGTGGTCAGGCTCAGGGAAGTAGCTCTGCAAGTAGTTCTGGAAGTGGACCAGATCAGGGAAGCGGTCCGGCTCAAGGAAGTAGTTCTGGAAGTGATCAGGGAAGCGGTCATGCTCAGGGAAGTGGCTTTGCAAGTAGTTCTGGAAGTGGAAGCAGTCAGGCTCAGGGAAGTAGTTCTGGAAGTGGAAGTAATTATGTTTTTGTGTCAATATAACAAATTATGATGgctatttctaaataaatgcattacaaaataCTTTTGTAATGACACTTTCATTATAATATGAAACTGAGAATAAGAATAAATCTATAGATGCAAGAGGAAAAATGTACTGTTCTCTAcactggcagttttttttttttttttttttttttggggggggcgcGATTAATGAGAACTGAATGAAATTTAAATTGTCGCCAGAGGGCGCCCTTGCATAGAGTCTCCACGAGAGACTCTCTGATGACCTTTCGAGGAAATCCCTTATGTGGACAGACTTTAACTGAATAACACGCAGATATAAGTTTTACTGATGTAACATTTAAGAAGAGAAACTAGGACTGCGACAAATACAGGGTACACCTGTTTATGATCTCTTAAAATGAAAATCTCTAAATTTCACACTAGTTCTTTTGAGGTTGAAGATGTTTCCAAATGAACCGGGAGTCATCGTAGTTCTGTTTTTGAGCTTTTAATTCCTGACTAGTAACCATTGCAATAGTGACTTCCCAGCTATACTATTACTTTTTCTGTAGGTGAAACATGCTATTTGTGCTTTAAGTGTTTCTTGCTGTATACTGAACTGGCATACAGCGCATATGCATGGACTAATCTGTGTTCATATGGTGAAGCCAGGTCAATGTCCCAAACCAAATAACTTTAGTTATCCATCGTGGTGATGTTCTAGTGGAATgttgctggaacgtgatgagtatgtcctaaCGACCAAACTGGCATGTTGTGAGGACGTGACATTACTGGATCATATTGGTCACAGCAACGTACAAAGTATGTCCCAATGACCAAAATGCCACGTCCacctttatttgtaatatttttatctcACCATTATCATGAAAAACAAACTCAATCCACCTCTGGTgcaaaataaaccttatgaaatctaattatGGGTGATTCATAGTTAATGCATtcattacatacatgcaatgcaaaccaATACAAAAACATTTCCTAATTGAAAATAGACAAAAGCACACTGCATTCGttcacaaatcaacatttattaaGCACTACTTTCTACAAATGTTAAGCCAAAAAATTTTGAATGAtgcacctgttctttaaccatgcaaaGCATTACCtagttatgagcacagaaaaccaAACGAATCAATGCCTAGATTACActataaaaacaacagaaaatgtttgtCTTCTTAAGGATGGGGATAGTTAATGACATTATCggtgaaaattataaataattcagTACACTTATTGTAACAACTCTACACAatttggtgcaaaaaataaagacatgataaaaatatatgaaacaattcagcagacactgcatttcttttcaaaaaagttaaaattgtttgCTGAGCGTCGTGTATTTGAGGcacctggtataaatgtctggtggtgatctgcattaattacagttttattgtaattaatgtaattaacactgcatgcaggaaaaaagtctgctaaatcgtgtgcacgattactatttcattccctcgatttgcttaATCGTACACTATAAATctagagaacgaattagtaaattgtgcggaTGGTTTAGCAAAtccatgaaatgtaaaagtaatcatgcatgttttagtacatcaagggaacgaattagtaaattgtgcacagttttttttttttttttttcttgcatgtaatTTGAGGGGCCCCGTGCTCTTtatcagaggataaacctaaacaatattGCTATTACCTTAATTCTTGAGCTTCTcaccatattaaaaataaataaaaccttcatAAAgagtaaatatatgaaaaattaacaatatagtgatttctagcatctctcctgtattatctGTCCCACCCCAAAAAATATGAAcagtttttaagaaaatgagcgtATTGACTTTCTCAGgagaatctgtgatctctgataACTGAGTGTGGAGAAGAcactttcagacagtgctgaggaggcagagttaggtgctggacagcggtgagagaagaggaagagtgtctTTCTTACCCCAGCaacagaagacaggctcttctgagggaaggacatgAGGCTTGATGcaggctgcatctgaaaactgaaaaaaaaaaaaagccaaaataaagatggcatctgaaagttgtGGTCGGTGGTAattttttgtgtaaatgtatgtttctgatcaaagttttccactttttatttcatttctagcaaaacattaatattgcagtaatgaaatatccacttagttatcaccaaagctctctatattttgctgtagatcattaaaccattactctgcCCCAGATGCCTGTCGGAAATCcatttcatgaggtgccttcgttcaaaaacattgttgttgtttgttttcctgaaagCATTGTTAGCTtcattagttccactgaactctatttgTAACGATggaacttgtgaccatagttggttttgggaaatgcaccccatattagaaatgatggggaagaaaaccaCAAATCAAATAATACGAATAATGCAAATTGCATGTAAACAGGAGTGAAGATCTTTGCTCTTGAGATGTAAACAACATAATGTGATTAATTCCTTATTCTGACTATTGGAAATAATCACATTATTTGTGCACATGgtacagttgtgctacttaatatttttgtgtatttcatGAATTTTttcttaatgattattttataaatacaaagttcaaaacattgggAAAAAAAACTAATCATTACAAAACTattttctgaagactggagtaagtatgctgaaaatacagctgcacattacagaaataaattatactttaaaatatatttcaaacttttgaccagcagtgtacattgctacatttaaatgtaaacacaacttgtaataaacaatgcacacattatcaaagaacttacattctggtgataacTTCCTTCCCTTACTGTTGTCTTCTTTAGTCATTCCCAGACCTTATTTTtcatctttccctcaaatctacacaaacatacaaaaataaattaaacaattttatagACAATTTGGATGTCACCAATTGCAATGGTTATATAAATCACAATACTCAATTATGGCAATATATATTtaatcggcacacaagtatcgggatagtacTGAATCTGCAGATTAGCGAATCGTCCCAGTCCCAGTTAATATATTtgaacaatgaaactctcttcaacaTTCCCGCTTCAACATTCCCAATGGGACTAACTACCGACGTCTTTTGAGGATGTGCCCACGACATTTCTGGGACGTTATCCGCGATTCCcaaaaatggaactttaccacgatGTCCTCACAACGTCGCCATTTAGTAAGGTCGAACTGACCAAATGATGATGAACTGGTGgcgtcctcacaacgttctgtgtttgctgggttgtatctatttaaatattaatagtaaGCATTCATTAGATACAgggatgtaaataaataaagatacacatgagtatcgcaatattttgtttggaaacactgcatcaattaaaaaaaacggaatatatatttctgtttattataaatcgatttttttacaattgattttcatttgtcattattttctaTTGATTAAGTCTTTCTTTACAGACTTTCTGTGTGGATACTGTTTTCATTTGTTGATCTGgtttcatttcaattcattttcttataaatgcatttgtttagtttatttcttctgttttctaaatggatataaagatataaaaagttAATTCCTGTCtttattgtttgtggttatacaCTGGGGAATATACTAAGATTTTGTAGTAATGTGTTCTTAGTTGGTGGGCCCCTCCTattattctgatatatatataactgcATGCTAGTAAAGGGGACAGTGGTTATAGTGTGTTCACATCAAAGACCAGGGGTCATCAACTATATTTGTCCAAGGGCCAGAATTTTTCTCTGCAGACACTGTTAGGGCCAGATActagtaatataaaataaaattcgaaTTGTATCctaatatgttattatttgatattttatgttattttttacatattacctGTACTGTAGCAAGCCACCAGGGGGCAATAGCGATATTTTAGGCTTCATATTTGTGAGGCTGTCAAGCTGTCCATCACTGTCACTAGACAGATCACTAAAAGGAAGGCCTTCTGAATTTGAATGAAAAGTGTCACTCTCAAAGAGCCTTAAGCGAaaagttgttttaataaagaATGGACTGATAAGTACGTATTCATAGTGCCTACTTTTAGAAATGCTGTACCTGTGTACCTCATTTGCAACGAAACTGTCGCTGTCGCTAAAGAGTACAATCTGAGGCGTCACCACAGCACAAAGCATGCAAGCTTCAAGGAGTCTAATCCTGAACAGTCAGAGGCCCATCAGAGAAAAGTTGCTGCTTTGAAATCTCAGTACTCCCATGCCAGCGGAATTATTAACCAAACTTCAACTGAACAAGACAGTGCAACAAGTGCGTCTCTGCAGGCTGCCTGGATACTCTCCAGGCATAACAAGCCATTTACCGATGCAGAGGTTTTTAAGGAGTGCATGGTGGCTGTTCTGGAGGAACTTGCCACTGACAAATCTACGGACAGGATAATTGCGTGTGTTAAGCAGATACCTCTGTCTGCTAAAACTGCTGTTCGCCGTGTCCATGTTTTAGCAGAGGATGTCCAACGACTTGTAATTGATGAGATCAAAGAAGCCAGATACCTATCGCTGGCTATTGATGAGTCCACCGACAATACTGACATTTCCCAAATGTGCGTTTTCGTCAGATTTTTTAATGGCAAAGATTTCAAAGAGGAGCTGCTGGCCTTGATTCCACTGGAGGGCCTGACCACTGGCGCTATTATCTTTGGTAAGCTAGAGGAACTATTTCAAAAGCATGGACTGTCATTTGAAAAAGTCCATGTCACAAAAAATGGTGTAAAGATGGTGCTTCTGCCATGATTGGCAGAAACAGGGGAGTAGTGAGCAGAATTAAGGCTGTCGCTCCCAGCATTAACGCACTTCACTGTCTCATTCACCTAAGAGTGCTGTGCGCAAAATTAAGTGGCGATCTTAAAGAGGTTATagacaaaacaatgaaaataataaacttCATCAGGGGGAATTCAAGCACACAGCACCGTTTATTCCGCAAATTTGTGCAGGAATCTGAAGGCTCTTATGATGACCTCTTACTCCACAACGACGTGCTCTGGCTCAGTAAGGGCAAAGCACTGGAGCGTTTCGTTGAACTCAGGGATCAAGTTGTagattttttaatgcaaattcaATCAGAAGCGGCAGCTGACCACCTGCGCATCATTCAAGACACAGAATACATGTGCAACGTTGCATTTTTAACAGACATATTTTCTCATTTGAACGCACTAAATTTACAACTACAGGGGAAAGAAAAAACTGTGGTGAATATGGTGGAAAAACTTGATGCCTTTGGAAACAAACTGTATCTTTTCCACGAAGATTTGTTGTTGGGGAGGCTGCTACACTTTATCACACTTAAGACAGTGGGTCACAGCAAGGTCACAGAGAACATGAAGACATTTATCACACAGCTGAGGGAAAATTTCTCTGCCAGATTTGATGACTTTGCCATTTCCAGGGATGTCATTGGATTTGTGCGTGACCCGTTCACTATCAGCCCAGGTGGAGAATTCTCCGCTAATGTGAGGAAGGTGATGCTCCTGGACAAGGCGGCTATTCAAAGTGAACTGATTGACATCCAGGCCGCTGGTGACATGAAGGCAGCTCTCCGTGGTTCTGAAAGCTTGAGCGCCTTTTGGGTGGCTTGTCCCCAAGagtataaaacaaaaaactcaaaaATGAACTCTATAAAAACGCATGAGAGGAACCGACAGTCAAACCAGTCTTTGGAGGACTGTTTGCATATGAGCCTGACAGCTGTCAAGCTGGATTTCAAAAAGATGGTGTAGGAGGGGAAATGTAACTTCTCCCATTAAGCAAACGTAGGTATTTTAGTCTGAGATTTTCTcggttttatttcatttgtgtttattgGTTGGATCACAGGCTACTTTAATTGTATGTAAATAGTAACATTTCTAATAACTGAGGCCTGTCGCTTTTATTTGTCATTAGAACTATTTGCTGATGTGCAAGGCTTGCAATTACCATGTTCCTCTCTGTTATGTTGATGGATGTTATTGAGACACCGCTATTGTGCGCAAATCCCAGACATTTGTGAAAAAATGAGCACGTGAAACAATAAACGATGTTCAATGAGAGCAAcgcttttatcattattcttgaCTGAAGGCAGGCTATGGCACAAGCTACTTTTCAGAAGGCTTTTTTTTCgatagatttaaaaataattaaatatggaaCGGACCCGAATAATCGAATATTCGTACGGTGGGTTGGTATTCGACTAGAAAATGTgacattcgaatattcgttttttttttttttttttttggcacaccTGGGATTCCACGagaaacaaccccccccccccccccccccccctctgagCCTGTGTTTTGTTGCTTTGGCATTGTGGAAAATAGAATAatagaaacaaaatgtattagcatttttatccGTTATCAATCTAAATTAATCTcgtttttaatttaacttaattttgttttgtcttcatttaaatttcgttttttctttatttaaatttcgttttttctttatttaattttcgtttatctttatttaaatttcgttttttctttatttaaattaatttttttctttatttaaatttattttttctttatttaaatctgCCCTTATTGTGCCAATTTGTTAGTCAGAAAAATATTAGACTACCTTAAAAGTATTGCTTAATTtaacatacatgtgtgtgtgcgttttatATCACTAGTGCATTGTCCGTTCTTGGAGCATAAGCCATCCCCGCGTGAGGTGCGCTGCTTCCCGCTCGCGCTATTCTGACTGTAGTTTACTAAAAGTTTATTAATTCTGAATGTGTCGTGTCTCGCGTGTCCATCTATATTGCACCAAATGCGACACGGCACTCCCTTGTGAAGTCAACTGGATGAACGGttcttgaaataataaaaatgcaaatgtggTACCTgtactcactcacatcattaacacatccctccacactggtgtttttccctcatcatttagacaggtcATATAattccactacttaagaaacccaccctcaacccatctcttttagagaactacagaccagtttcccttcttcctttcactgcaaaaacacttgaacgagctgtgttcaaccgagtttctttctttctcacacagaacaactttgttgacagcaaccagtctggcttcagaagtggacattcaactgagactgccttgctctcagttgtagaagccctaagactggcaagagcggaattaAAATATTCAGtacttatcttgcttgatctttccactgcttttgacacggttaaccaccagatccttctGTCAACCCTACTGgtaaagggcatctcaggaaccgcactccagtggtttgagtcttacctatccttcaaagtatcttggagaggtgaggtgtccaagtcacaacatctaactactggggtgcctcagggctcagttcttggaccacttaataacaataattccttacatttatatagcgcttttctagacactcaaagcgcttacatagtcaggggttatctcctcatccacca from Carassius gibelio isolate Cgi1373 ecotype wild population from Czech Republic chromosome A22, carGib1.2-hapl.c, whole genome shotgun sequence encodes the following:
- the LOC127942622 gene encoding uncharacterized protein LOC127942622 isoform X5, whose translation is MTARVYRSLMAVLSCLSGNLIITEATFGFPAMVFGFCPMKLTVVPSRRGCFFDGDCPGGEKCCIFESGSACVPPVSMDRIIQQSWIKPGLCPPPTYGRRSCTSFCNGDSDCPNNEKCCSNGCGHYCTAPYTVKPGQCPKPKKTPECAESCFHDGQCPFTKKCCPTTCGHACSEANDLEHDQGSVHASVHVSVQSDDHGSGSGSAQGSSSGSGSSYGSGSAQGSGSGSGSGSGSAQGSGSGSGSSSGSGSAQGSGSGSGSAQGSSSGSGSDQGSGQAQGSSSASSSGSGSDQGSSSASSSGSGSDQGSSSASSSGSGQAQGSSSASSSGSGQAQGSSSGSGSDQGSSSASSSGSGQAQGSSSASSSGSGSDQGSSSASSSGSGSDQGSSSASSSGSGQAQGSSSASSSGSGQAQGSSSGSGSDQGSSSASSSGSGSDQGSSSASSSGSGQAQGSSSASSSGSGPDQGSGPAQGSSSGSDQGSGHAQGSGFASSSGSGSSQAQGSSSGSGSNYVFVSI
- the LOC127942622 gene encoding uncharacterized protein LOC127942622 isoform X8 translates to MTARVYRSLMAVLSCLSGNLIITEATFGFPAMVFGFCPMKLTVVPSRRGCFFDGDCPGGEKCCIFESGSACVPPVSMDRIIQQSWIKPGLCPPPTYGRRSCTSFCNGDSDCPNNEKCCSNGCGHYCTAPYTVKPGQCPKPKKTPECAESCFHDGQCPFTKKCCPTTCGHACSEANDLEHDQGSVHASVHVSVQSDDHGSGSGSGSGSGSGSGSGSGSGSGSAQGSGSGSGSSSGSGSAQGSGSGSGSAQGSSSGSGSDQGSGQAQGSSSASSSGSGSDQGSSSASSSGSGSDQGSSSASSSGSGQAQGSSSASSSGSGQAQGSSSGSGSDQGSSSASSSGSGQAQGSSSASSSGSGSDQGSSSASSSGSGSDQGSSSASSSGSGQAQGSSSASSSGSGQAQGSSSGSGSDQGSSSASSSGSGSDQGSSSASSSGSGQAQGSSSASSSGSGPDQGSGPAQGSSSGSDQGSGHAQGSGFASSSGSGSSQAQGSSSGSGSNYVFVSI
- the LOC127942622 gene encoding uncharacterized protein LOC127942622 isoform X13 → MTARVYRSLMAVLSCLSGNLIITEATFGFPAMVFGFCPMKLTVVPSRRGCFFDGDCPGGEKCCIFESGSACVPPVSMDRIIQQSWIKPGLCPPPTYGRRSCTSFCNGDSDCPNNEKCCSNGCGHYCTAPYTVKPGQCPKPKKTPECAESCFHDGQCPFTKKCCPTTCGHACSEANDLEHDQGSVHASVHVSVQSDDHGSGSGSAQGSSSGSGSSYGSGSAQGSGSGSGSGSGSAQGSGSGSGSDQGSGQAQGSSSASSSGSGSDQGSSSASSSGSGSDQGSSSASSSGSGQAQGSSSASSSGSGQAQGSSSGSGSDQGSSSASSSGSGQAQGSSSASSSGSGSDQGSSSASSSGSGSDQGSSSASSSGSGQAQGSSSASSSGSGQAQGSSSGSGSDQGSSSASSSGSGSDQGSSSASSSGSGQAQGSSSASSSGSGPDQGSGPAQGSSSGSDQGSGHAQGSGFASSSGSGSSQAQGSSSGSGSNYVFVSI
- the LOC127942622 gene encoding uncharacterized protein LOC127942622 isoform X10, producing the protein MTARVYRSLMAVLSCLSGNLIITEATFGFPAMVFGFCPMKLTVVPSRRGCFFDGDCPGGEKCCIFESGSACVPPVSMDRIIQQSWIKPGLCPPPTYGRRSCTSFCNGDSDCPNNEKCCSNGCGHYCTAPYTVKPGQCPKPKKTPECAESCFHDGQCPFTKKCCPTTCGHACSEANDLEHDQGSVHASVHVSVQSDDHGSGSGSAQGSSSGSGSSYGSGSAQGSGSGSGSGSGSAQGSGSGSGSAQGSSSGSGSDQGSGQAQGSSSASSSGSGSDQGSSSASSSGSGSDQGSSSASSSGSGQAQGSSSASSSGSGQAQGSSSGSGSDQGSSSASSSGSGQAQGSSSASSSGSGSDQGSSSASSSGSGSDQGSSSASSSGSGQAQGSSSASSSGSGQAQGSSSGSGSDQGSSSASSSGSGSDQGSSSASSSGSGQAQGSSSASSSGSGPDQGSGPAQGSSSGSDQGSGHAQGSGFASSSGSGSSQAQGSSSGSGSNYVFVSI
- the LOC127942622 gene encoding uncharacterized protein LOC127942622 isoform X17, which produces MTARVYRSLMAVLSCLSGNLIITEATFGFPAMVFGFCPMKLTVVPSRRGCFFDGDCPGGEKCCIFESGSACVPPVSMDRIIQQSWIKPGLCPPPTYGRRSCTSFCNGDSDCPNNEKCCSNGCGHYCTAPYTVKPGQCPKPKKTPECAESCFHDGQCPFTKKCCPTTCGHACSEANDLEHDQGSVHASVHVSVQSDDHGSGSGSGSGSGSGSAQGSSSGSGSDQGSGQAQGSSSASSSGSGSDQGSSSASSSGSGSDQGSSSASSSGSGQAQGSSSASSSGSGQAQGSSSGSGSDQGSSSASSSGSGQAQGSSSASSSGSGSDQGSSSASSSGSGSDQGSSSASSSGSGQAQGSSSASSSGSGQAQGSSSGSGSDQGSSSASSSGSGSDQGSSSASSSGSGQAQGSSSASSSGSGPDQGSGPAQGSSSGSDQGSGHAQGSGFASSSGSGSSQAQGSSSGSGSNYVFVSI